The following proteins come from a genomic window of Anopheles ziemanni chromosome 3, idAnoZiCoDA_A2_x.2, whole genome shotgun sequence:
- the LOC131285536 gene encoding protein obstructor-E-like: MIKGTDYIPKATSSCPTMKGSTPTVLACVLVAVVTLATTWEGVAAFAQPICRQKGRYLIANPQDCRSYYYCFEGEPFYGLCAAGHRFDEGRQSCLQASVHECFACPPTGAVHLANPVRCDRYVLCFHGVAHERICPVGLLFNQAIGQCDLMKNVVCNGRS, encoded by the exons ATGATAAAAGGGACCGATTACATTCCGAAAGCGACCAGTTCCTGCCCTACGATGAAAG GATCAACACCGACAGTGCTTGCCTGCGTGCTGGTGGCGGTAGTAACCTTGGCGACTACCTGGGAAGGCGTGGCCGCCTTCGCTCAACCGATTTGCCGGCAGAAGGGCCGGTACCTCATCGCAAACCCGCAGGACTGCCGCTCGTACTACTATTGCTTCGAGGGTGAACCGTTCTACGGTCTGTGCGCCGCTGGCCATCGCTTCGACGAGGGGCGTCAGTCGTGCCTGCAGGCCTCCGTGCACGAGTGCTTCGCCTGCCCGCCGACAGGTGCCGTCCACCTGGCCAATCCGGTTCGGTGCGATCGGTACGTGCTCTGCTTCCACGGTGTAGCTCACGAGCGCATCTGCCCTGTGGGACTCCTGTTCAACCAGGCAATTGGCCAGTGCGATCTGATGAAGAATGTCGTCTGCAACGGTCGTTCCTAA
- the LOC131285537 gene encoding fatty acyl-CoA reductase wat-like, whose amino-acid sequence MGDLGCVPGAEGAIRKYYRNKTVLITGGTGFIGKVLLEKLLRCFEVNKVFLLVRPKRNRTVTQRLEDVFEDVVFDNLKASPGGGKPLLSKVIPIEVNFQSDKVISAESQRVLAAEVEIVFNVMASVKFNEDIDTALDTNVVSSRKLLLMVEQFPALQSIVHVSTFFSNCHRSHIEERIYGDLPFGGFENILRLFEHLSAAEKDALKPLILGPMPNSYTFSKRCAEVMIHEQFAHLPIAVFRPPIVSSAYREPSPGWVNNFNGPAGLVVCAIRGQVFWCYGADDATVHMVPVDYCVNALLAVGWNNAQRTRTEGLLHGELVPVYNYAFRDNLIRNRDAGALLARGIDSWVGRIFGRYTIHITSSMFMRKLFICYLLLQATIADLVRMFTGKKQIHYTNIKRLVNLDDSTSYFRCHSWTVENGNIRRLWDRVSPEEKRLLPFDVETLDWKDYFRYFVKGVAAALQRMRIAKRQC is encoded by the exons ATGGGAGATTTGGGATGTGTACCTGGTGCAGAGGGTGCCATAAGGAAGTATTATCGAAACAAAACGGTACTAATAACCGGAGGAACGGGCTTCATTGGAAAAGTGCTACTGGAGAAGTTACTGCGCTGTTTCGAAGTGAATAAAGTGTTCCTGTTGGTGCGACCGAAGCGCAATAGAACCGTCACCCAACGGCTGGAGGATGTGTTCGAGGATGTG GTTTTCGACAACCTGAAGGCATCTCCGGGAGGCGGGAAACCACTCCTCTCGAAGGTGATCCCGATCGAGGTGAACTTCCAGTCGGACAAAGTCATCAGTGCCGAAAGCCAGCGTGTACTTGCGGCAGAAGTGGAG ATAGTTTTCAACGTCATGGCGTCGGTCAAGTTCAACGAAGACATCGATACGGCACTCGACACGAACGTGGTATCGTCGCGcaagctgctgctgatggtggaaCAATTTCCGGCGCTCCAGTCGATCGTGCATGTGTCGACGTTCTTTTCCAACTGCCACCGGAGCCATATAGAGGAGCGGATCTACGGTGACCTGCCGTTCGGTGGGTTCGAAAACATCCTGCGCCTGTTCGAGCATTTGTCGGCGGCGGAAAAGGACGCACTGAAGCCACTTATTCTCGGACCGATGCCGAACAGCTACACGTTCAGCAAGCGCTGTGCCGAGGTGATGATCCACGAGCAGTTTGCCCATCTACCAATTGCCGTGTTTAGGCCACCGATCGTGTCCTCGGCGTACCGGGAACCGTCGCCCGGTTGGGTGAACAACTTCAATGGTCCGGCTGGGCTGGTGGTATGTGCCATTCGGGGGCAGGTGTTCTGGTGCTATGGTGCGGACGATGCCACCGTGCACATGGTTCCTGTGGACTATTGCGTCAACGCGTTGTTGGCGGTCGGTTGGAATAACGCCCAACG CACCAGAACAGAAGGACTACTCCATGGTGAGCTCGTACCGGTATACAACTACGCCTTCCGGGACAATTTGATACGAAATCGGGACGCTGGTGCGCTGCTAGCCCGCGGCATAGACTCGTGGGTCGGCCGTATTTTTGG CCGCTACACCATCCACATTACATCTTCGATGTTCATGAGGAAACTGTTCATCTGCTACTTGCTCCTCCAGGCGACGATAGCAGATCTCGTTAGAATGTTTAccggaaagaaacaaat ACACTACACCAACATCAAACGATTGGTGAACCTGGACGATTCGACCAGCTATTTCCGGTGCCATTCGtggacggtggaaaatggcaacattCGGAGGTTATGGGATCGTGTTTCACCCGAAGAGAAGCGGCTGCTACCGTTCGATGTCGAAACGCTCGACTGGAAGGACTACTTTCGCTACTTTGTGAAAGGAGTTGCCGCCGCGTTGCAGCGAATGAGGATAGCGAAGCGACAGTGTTAA
- the LOC131287500 gene encoding protein O-mannosyltransferase 1 encodes MEVIGDSLDGTTVRNRKPQKKQQKVTEEDSKQSAALDENERHQSSDEPAPLKSGHGVDKKLKGFTEAIEEVTNGDVVDDRFNVTIRVQFNAATVGLFLLSFLTRFYRITHPRGVVFDEIHFGKFVSLYLKNTFYFDQHPPLGKLLIAGAAGAVGYSGSFEFPKIGSAYDESVPIFALRFVPALCGSLLAPIVYSILRQVKLGRGVSILGGLLIILDNALLTHSRFVLMESMLLFFAAFGILSVLKFVQARPFSVRWWVLGSLTGCSLTAAICVKFIGFYSYLVALYIVGRHVWLELPDRRKSNVYIIGKAVVQIALVLVASLAVYLGCFYVHFAMLYKAGPHDNVMTSAFQASLEGGLASITKGQPLRIQHGSQITLKHTHGRVCWLHSHTAVYPIKYSDDRGSSHQQQVTCYGFKDVNNWWIVKRPEKDNLMVDDEPDYIEHGDVVQLVHGVTSRALNSHDVASPMSPLCQEVSCYIDYNISMPGNLLWRVELLNGKESKNKWHAITSQVRLVHVNTSAALKYSGEQLPDWGFNQFEVVADRRQYTIDTIWNVEEHRYTEHKDKKEVLNKLLTTEMIPTEPTTLSFWNKFYELQMKMLLHNDKLESHMYSSEPHEWPLMDKGIAYWIDGNSNAQIHLLGNLVIWYSATFGIVLYVGFLVFYLIRRRRQLFDLDPAAWNRFRLGGEIFLAGYLIHYLPFFFMERTLFLYNYLPALMFKILLLCFVVDHCQQAIRASGSRSKLVLTIFRAILATWFAGVLYFFRRYSVLSYGTTALSADDVLGLRLKDTWDLIVHKP; translated from the exons ATGGAGGTAATTGGTGATTCTTTGGACGGGACGACGGTGCGGAATCGCAAACCGCAGAAAAAGCAACAGAAAGTCACCGAAGAGGACAGTAAACAGAGCGCTGCGCTTGACGAAAACGAAAGACATCaatcaagcgacgaacccgccCCGTTGAAGTCTGGGCATGGTGTGGACAAAAAGTTGAAAGGTTTCACCGAGGCGATTGAGGAAGTCACCAACGGTGACGTCGTCGACGATCGCTTCAACGTCACAATACGAGTGCAGTTCAATGCAGCCACCGTGGGTCTTTTCCTGCTATCGTTTCTGACGCGATTCTATCGCATAACACACCCGAGGGGAGTTGT CTTCGACGAAATCCACTTTGGCAAGTTTGTATCGCTCTACCTCAAGAACACGTTCTACTTCGACCAGCATCCCCCGCTGGGAAAGCTCCTTATCGCGGGCGCGGCCGGAGCCGTCGGTTATAGTGGCAGTTTCGAGTTTCCGAAAATCGGTAGCGCCTACGATGAG TCCGTCCCAATCTTTGCCCTTCGGTTTGTGCCGGCTCTCTGTGGAAGCTTGCTGGCACCGATCGTTTACTCCATCCTGCGACAGGTGAAACTTGGCCGAGGAGTCAGCATTCTGGGAGGACTGCTCATTATTCTCG ATAATGCCCTGTTGACGCACTCCCGATTCGTCCTGATGGAGTCGATGTTGTTGTTCTTCGCCGCGTTCGGTATTCTGTCGGTGCTGAAGTTTGTCCAGGCACGACCATTCTCTGTACGCTGGTGGGTCCTCGGATCGCTTACGGGCTGCTCTCTGACGGCGGCCATCTGCGTGAAGTTTATCGGATTCTACAGCTACCTGGTGGCGTTGTACATTGTGGGACGGCACGTGTGGCTGGAGCTGCCGGATCGGCGCAAGTCGAACGTCTACATCATCGGGAAGGCTGTCGTCCAGATTGCCCTCGTTCTGGTCGCCTCGCTGGCCGTCTACCTCGGGTGTTTCTACGTACACTTTGCGATGCTGTACAAAGCGGGTCCACATGATAACGTGATGACGAGCGCTTTCCAGGCTTCGCTGGAGGGAGGTTTGGCCTCGATCACCAAGGGTCAACCGTTGCGCATTCAACACGGCTCACAGATTACGCTGAAGCATACCCACGGTCGAGTGTGTTGGTtgcattcccatacagccGTGTACCCGATCAAGTACAGCGACGACCGTGGCTCGAGCCATCAGCAGCAGGTGACCTGCTACGGGTTTAAGGATGTCAACAACTGGTGGATAGTGAAGCGTCCGGAAAAGGACAATCTCATGGTGGACGACGAGCCTGACTACATCGAGCATGGAGATGTTGTGCAGCTCGTGCACGGTGTCACTAGCCGGGCGCTGAACTCTCACGACGTGGCGTCTCCGATGTCGCCCCTGTGCCAGGAAGTGTCCTGCTACATTGATTACAACATCTCGATGCCGGGGAACCTGCTGTGGAGGGTGGAGTTGTTGAACGGCAAGGAGTCGAAGAACAAGTGGCATGCGATCACGTCCCAGGTGCGACTGGTGCACGTCAACACGAGCGCGGCCTTGAAGTACTCCGGCGAACAGCTGCCCGATTGGGGCTTCAACCAGTTCGAGGTGGTCGCTGACCGACGTCAGTACACGATCGACACCATCTGGAACGTGGAGGAACACCGGTACACCGAGCACAAGGACAAAAAGGAGGTTTTGAACAAACTCCTCACGACGGAGATGATTCCAACCGAACCGACGACCCTCTCCTTCTGGAACAAGTTCTACGAGCTGCAGATGAAGATGCTCCTGCACAACGACAAGCTCGAAAGTCACATGTACTCCTCGGAACCGCACGAGTGGCCCCTTATGGACAAGGGTATCGCGTACTGGATCGATGGTAACTCGAACGCTCAGATCCATCTGCTCGGAAACCTCGTCATCTGGTACTCGGCCACCTTCGGAATCGTGCTATACGTAGGATTCCTCGTGTTCTACCTCATTCGCCGACGACGCCAGCTCTTCGATCTGGATCCGGCAGCGTGGAATCGCTTCCGGCTCGGAGGCGAGATCTTTCTGGCCGGATACCTGATCCACTACCTACCGTTCTTCTTCATGGAGCGCACGCTGTTCCTGTACAACTACCTACCGGCGCTGATGTTCAAGATACTTCTCCTCTGTTTCGTAGTCGACCACTGTCAGCAGGCTATCAGAGCTTCCGGTAGCCGCTCGAAGCTTGTACTCACCATATTCCGCGCCATCCTTGCCACCTGGTTCGCCGGAGTGCTGTACTTCTTCCGACGCTACAGTGTACTCAGCTACGGTACGACGGCACTATCTGCGGACGATGTTCTCGGGTTGCGCCTCAAGGACACCTGGGATCTGATCGTCCATAAACCATAG
- the LOC131285538 gene encoding sperm-associated antigen 1, translated as MSNRPTRLLEKYDLLLDQLDFEHIRQCNDGRQVENILKVLRSGEEGYFPQLTAFAEERLRVLRPDSKLLRKEVPLATRHTMPEEQWNSLCSQLNRWEDEMKTLSSEIRSVELPDDDGTLPPVRKIIPDADQQPAKQRNASEKPPAERIRSCDYARWDQYDPETELLKMDLDEERHRELVRANNRKNVEPPKIVELPPEVKLSEQEKQVLAENLRLKGNDFFRAKEFKEAIREYSSSLELLPTATCFNNRAMANIKLHRYKEAIADCDQCLLREPENVKALLRKGQALKSNNNPREAYKVYCEVLRLEPSNSIALSSMAELRRQLPDLPPPNAFRMTIEEVSNSPVEPKEDEIDFSALVKPKKIIKDRLPTAIKQLKKDTASVIRQGAQEQAVRSKQPITLQRDKNHAQRTPLIEEL; from the exons ATGTCGAACAGACCGACGCGTCTGCTGGAAAAGTACGACCTTCTGCTGGATCAGTTGGATTTTGAGCACATCCGGCAGTGCAACGATGGTCGGCAGGTGGAAAACATTCTCAAAGTGTTGCGCTCGGGCGAGGAAGGATATTTTCCGCAGCTGACCGCGTTCGCCGAGGAACGGCTGCGGGTGTTACGGCCCGATAGTAAACTCTTGCGTAAGGAGGTGCCTCTTGCTACACGCCATACCATGCCGGAGGAACAATGGAACTCACTGTGTAGTCAGTTGAACCGCTGGGAAGACGAAATGAAAACGCTTAGCAGCGAAATTCGCTCCGTTGAGCTTCCGGACGACGACGGCACGTTACCTCCGGTGCGAAAAATTATTCCCGACGCCGATCAACAGCCGGCCAAACAACGCAATGCCTCAGAGAAACCTCCCGCCGAGAGGATTCGCTCGTGTGATTATGCGCGCTGGGACCAGTACGATCCGGAGACggaattgttgaaaatggatCTTGACGAGGAGCGCCATCGGGAATTAGTCCGTGCGAATAATCGTAAAAATGTCGAACCTCCAAAAATCGTGGAACTGCCGCCTGAAGTGAAACTGTCGGAGCAAGAAAAACAGGTACTGGCGGAAAACCTTCGGCTCAAAGGGAATGATTTCTTCCGCGCGAAAGAGTTCAAAGAGGCCATCCGGGAGTATAGCAGCAGTTTGGAGCTGTTGCCGACTGCCACATGCTTCAACAATCGGGCCATGGCAA ATATAAAACTGCATCGTTACAAGGAAGCCATTGCGGACTGCGATCAATGCTTACTACGTGAACCGGAAAACGTTAAAGCATTATTGAGGAAAGGTCAAGCTTTAAAGTCAAATAACAATCCGCGAGAG GCCTACAAGGTATACTGCGAGGTGTTACGTCTCGAACCATCGAACTCTATTGCCCTCAGCAGTATGGCCGAGCTCAGGCGACAACTACCGGATCTTCCACCACCAAACGCTTTCCGAATGACGATCGAGGAAGTGAGCAATAGTCCGGTGGAACCAAAGGAAGATGAAATCGACTTTAGTGCCTTGGTGAAACCGAAGAAAATTATCAAGGATAGGCTCCCGACGGCGATCAAGCAGCTGAAAAAAGATACGGCTAGTGTTATACGCCAGGGCGCTCAGGAACAGGCAGTACGTAGTAAGCAACCGATAACGTTACAAAGAGATAAGAATCACGCCCAACGTACACCTTTGATAGAGGAACTGTAA